The nucleotide sequence CGGTCGCCCAACGCCGCGACTATGGCCAACCCGACCTGTTTTACAACTACTACACCCAGGGCAACGCCAATTCGGCCAACGCCCAAATGTACGTGTCGCCCGTTCCGGTGCCCGCTTTTGTCGGACACACGTTCAATACGTACCAGCCGTGGTATCCCCATCATTACCTGTATTGGCATGTCGACCGTTACCACAACAACTATGACAACGGTCGCGGCATGAATCGTACGAAAGCGGTCTATTACAGCCCGCCCGTCCGCCAAGCGGCCAGTAACTTCTATTGGAACGTGCTGCGGATCCCCCGCTGATGCCGACTTTTGGGTGACCCGGTTCCGAGGTGACCCGTCGCGATTGAGTTGTGCCGCGATGGCGTCTCGCGAAATCGGGGCGTCCTGGGACGATGCGGATCGTGACGGCAGGTGCCCGTTGTTGGACCGCATCACCGACCCCAACTACTGTTCACTGAAAGAACCAATACCCACGTGATCTGATCGGGAACCGACCGATGACCAAACGCATTCTTTTCGCCGTCGCCGTGTTGGGCGGTCTGTTCGCCACCAGCGGATCCGCTCAAGCGGGTGATCCGTACGGCATGACGCACATTTGGAAGATGAACCAGGCGGCCAATCGCCCCTGGCACGGCGCGTATCAGTACCAGCAATACGGTCAACCGACCGCGCTGGTCGTTCCGCCGACCGCCCACATGCGTCAGACGTATTCATGGGGCGTCAGCCAAAACCTGATGTACCCGCTGAATCACCAGTTCGGACGTAGTGCCAGCTATCCTGGCGCCGCCGCGCCGGGCCAGTTTTTGAACACGCCCAATTGGCCCAGCCATACCGACCAGTTCGGCATCTACTACGTCCGCGGTCCGTGGCGCTAAGCCGTCCGAACCGTCGCCCTGCCGGTCGGTTGCGACCGGTCCAGTGGTGTGAATGACTTTCAACAGGCGAGCCGTGCCGGAAGAAATTCTGGGACGGCTCGTTTCGGTTCACGCCGGTTGATCGTTATTCCGATGCCTGCTGGGCAGCTTCGATCCGATACATTTCGCGCCACGGCAATTGAATGCCGCCGTCGATCGTCAGGGTGCTGCCGGTGACGTACTGGCTGTGCGGGTGGCACAGAAAGACCACCGCGTGACCGATTTCGGCGGGTTCGCCCAGCCGTCCGGCCGGCAGCGTTTCGGCCTGCTGTTGAAGCGTTTCTTCGGTGAAGAACTTTCGTTCGCCCGGCGTATTGATCCAACCCGGATGGATCGTGTTGACGCGAATGTTGTGGCTGATCAGTTCGACCGCCGCCGTCTTGGACATCTGGTCGTTGGCCGCCTTGGCCATGTTGTAGGCCATCGAACCGGGCATGCCGCTGTGGGCTTGGGGGCTGCTGATGACAACGATGTTGCCGCCCTGGCCACGTCGGACCATCGATATGGCCGCCGCGCGGGTCGTGTAAAACGCGCCCCACATGCTGACGTCGATGGTTTTTCGAAACCCGTCCAGGTCCGCTTCGATCATCGTTTGGCGATCGCTGTAGGCGGCGTTGCTGACGAAGACGTCCAGGTGGCCCAAGTGATCCAGCGATTGTTTGATTAACGTTTCGGCACCTTCCTGACTGGCCAGGTCGGCGCCGACCGCATGAGCCGGGACGTCGTGACGCCGGCAGCCTTCAATCGCTTCGGCGGCCTCGGATGCGTGCCGGTGATAGTGAACCACGCATTCGCACCCGGCGGCGGCCAGCTGCTGGACGATGCCCCGGCCGATCCCGCGGGACGAACCGGTGACCAGTGCTTTCTTTCCCTCCAGCGGCCGTGCCGGGTCGATCGCAGGCAATTCGTAGGCGGGCGTGGGCATTTTGACAGAAATCCTGCAAGGCGGTGTAAGGGGGCGGGCGGGAGACAGTCCCGCGTCAGGTTCGGATTATGGCCCCTGTGCAGCCTTCGCGACAGCGATCGCGACCCGGAATGCAGTGAAACGGCGACGCTATAGTGGAAGTATTGTCGCACCTTGTGATGGAAAACGTCAAAAATGAAAAAGAATTGTCGTTGGGCTGTTGCTTTGTCATGTCGTTGGAAGCATTCTTTCATGTGAAGGCAGAAAACTTTCATCGGAGGTCCCGCCGTTTTGGCCACCTTGTCCCAGAATCGCCGCGAAAAGCTTCGCCAATTGGTCCAGACGCAGGGGTTTGTGTCGCTGGGCGATTTGGCGTCGACGCTGGAGGTCAGCGAATCGACGGTTCGCCGCGACTTGGAATCGCTGGAACAGGCGGGGCAGGCACGCCGGACCCACGGCGGTGTTTTCTGGACCGGCGAAGGCGACAAGATGCCGGTCTTTGCCAACCGCCGGGATGACCGCTGGGCGGCCAAACGGGCGATCGGCAAGTTGGCGTCGGAGATGATCGACGACGACGAAACGGTGCTGCTGGACGGCGGCAGCACGACCTATGAGATCGCCCGGCACTTGGTCGGACGACCGTTGCAGGTGGTGACCAACAGTTTGCCGGTGGCTTACCTGCTTTCGGCCAGCGATTCGATCGACTTGATCATGATCGGCGGCTGTGTCCGGGGACGCACGGCGGTGGCGATCGGGCCACTGGCCGACTTGATGCTGGCGCAAATCAACGTTTCCAAGGCGTTCTTGTCGGTCGCCGGTGTGACCGAACGAGGCTACTTCAACAGCGACATGATGCTGGTCGAAAGCGAGAAACAGATGCTGAAGGCTGCCGACGAAGCGATCGTCGTGGCCGACAGCAGCAAGTTCGGTCGCGTCAGCCTGTCGCGGATGTGCGGATTACAGGACGTGGCCCGAGTGGTCACCGACGATGGCTTGAATTCACAGTGGAAAGGCTGGCTGAAAGCCGCCGGCGTCGAACTAGCCTTGGCTAGTGGCGTTTCACGAAGCGGACAGGACGAATGAACAATCCAACAATCGATCGCAATCAAATTGAGTCGATGGTGCGTGCCGCGATTCGCGGTGCATCCGGGGCGACAGGTCAATGCACCGGAGCTGCCGTGGCGGATCAGCCGCCCGGTTGGGTCGACGGCAAACCGAACCTGCGTGTCAGCATTTCCGCGCGGCACTGTCACTTGACCGACGAACATGTGGAAACCTTGTTCGGCCCTGGCAGCGTGCTGGAACCCGAAAAAGATTTGTACCAAGACGGCTTTTATGCGGCCAAGCAGACCGTGATGGTCGTCGGCCCCCGCCGTCGTATGTTGCCCAACGTGCGTGTGCTGGGGCCAACGCGTGGTGCATCGCAAGTGGAATTGGCGTTCACGGATTCCATTTCGCTGGGCATCGACGCACCGGTTCGCCACAGCGGCAAGATCGATGGCACGCCCGGTTGCGTGCTGGTCGGACCCGCCGGCACGGTCCAGTTGGACCAGGGCGTCATTCGCGCGGCCCGTCACGTCCACATGAACTTTGCCGACGCCGAGCATTTCGGTGTGCAAAACGGCGACATGATGAACTTGATCGTCCGCAGCCCCGACTGTGGCGTCGTCTTCGAAGACGTTCTGGTTCGGGCCGATGAAGCGGCCAAATTGGAAGTCCACATCGATACCGATGAAGGCAATGCCTGTCATTTGGATGCGGCGACCGAAATCAAGCTCGTCCGCCAAGGCGGCGGTGCGTGTGGCTGCGGCGGCTGAGGCCGGTCGACGGCACCATTGTCGATCCCCGATCGACAACCATCTTTCACCCCTTTTTCCCTCTCGTTTCGTAAGTTCCTGAAGGCAACAACATGGCAAAAATCAGCGAAGCGCTCGGCATGATTGAAACCAAGGGCTTTGTGTCCTTGGTCGAAGCCACCGACGCAATGATGAAGGCGGCCAACGTCCAATTCCTCGGTTGGGACAAGGTCGGATCCGGCCTGGCCAGCGTGTTCGTCACCGGCGACGTCGCTGCGGTTAAAGCGGCCACCGACGCTGGTGCAAGTGCGGCCGGACGTGTCGGCGAAGTCGTCAGCGTCCAAGTTATTCCACGTCCGCATGAAGACCTGGAAAAGGTTTTGAAGCTGCCCGCCGCAGCAAAGAAGTGATTTGAACGACGCCGACGCTGATTGACGGCGTTCCGGCGGTTCACCACGGTTGCCCGGCCCTGTCACAGACGGCAAAGGCAACGCCCTGCCCTTTTCCCAAAACATTCACGCCAACAACAAAATCAAGATCATCATGAACGACGCTATCGGATTGATTGAAACTCGTGGGCTGATCGCCCTGGTCGAAGCCACCGACGCGATGGCCAAAGCCGCCAACGTCGAAATCACCAAACGCATCGACTTGGGTGGCGGCTTGGTCACCACGGTCGTCAGCGGCGACGTCGGCAGCGTTCGCGCCGCGGTCGAAGCCGGTGCAACGGCCGCTTCGCAGATCGGCGAATTGATCAGCAGCCACATCATTCCCCGGCCCAGCACGGGGTTGACCGACGCTTTTTTCAAGTAGGCCGGGACGGTCGCGATTTTGAACCGACGATTCGTGCCGGCATTCCAACACATGTCGATGCACCGGAGCCCGGTTCGCTCGGGTCTTTCCAACATCCCATTGACGAGACGGTTCCTGTGCTTGTCCTTGTAGCCAACTTGGGTTCGACCAGTTTCAAGTATCGCCTGTTCAACATGGACAGCGGCGATTGCTTGGCCCGTGGTGCCGTGGAACGCATCGGTGACGATGAAAGTCGCTGTAGCGTGACGATCGGCGATTGGTCCGACACGATGGTCATGCCGGTGCCCGATCACGGCGTCGCGGTGGCCGCATGTTTGCAACAGTTGACCGATCCCCAGCACGGCGCGATCCGTGACGCTTCGGAAGTGGCGGCGATCGGATTCAAGGCCGTTCACGGCGGACGAATGTCGGGCACTTTCGTGGTCGACGACGACGTTTTGGATGCGATGGCGGAAATGAACGCGGCGGCGCCCGCGCATAACCCGCCGTACATCGCGGCGATGAAGTTGTTGCGACAGCGGTTCCCCGACCTGCCCTTGGTGGCGGCGTTTGAAACCGAGTTTCATCGCACGATTCCCGATTCCCGATCGACGTACGCAATTCCCAAAACATGGACCGATGAATTTCAGGTCCGACGTTGGGGATTCCATGGTGCCAGTCATCAGTACATCGCCGAGCGGATGGCGGAACTGTTGCAACGCGACGACGCGAAACTGATTTCCTGTCACTTGGGTGGCAGCAGCAGTTTGACCGCGGTACGTGCCGGCCAAAGCGTCATGACGACGATGGGCATGACACCCCAAACGGGCCTGCCACAAAACAACCGGGTCGGCGATTTCGATCCATTTGCCCTGCCGCTGATCATGCAACGCACCGGCGATTCGCTGGACGTGACGCTGCAGCGGTTGGCCAGCGAAGGCGGATTGCTGGGCATCAGCGGACGCAGCGGTGACATTCGCGACTTGGAACAGGCGGCGGATGCCGGCGACACCGATTCGCAGTTGGCGTTGGACGTTTACGTCGAAGAAATTCGCCGGCACCTCGGCGGCATGATGGTCGCGCTCGGTGGCGTCGATGCGATCGTGTTCACCGGTGGGATTGGCGAAAACAGTCGACGCGTTCGTCGCGGTGTTTGTGCCGACTTGGATAGCTTTGGCATCGTCCTGGACGACGCAAAGAACGAATCGGCCGGCGGCGAAGCACGGCTGAGTTCCGATGGTTCGTCGACGCAAATTTGGACCGTCCCGACCAACGAAGAATGGGTCGTCGCCAAACGTGCGATGAAAGCCTTGGGCCGTCACGCCACTTAATTGTTTCATCCGTTCCCCGCATCCCCGTGTCACGGAATGTTCATCGCCAAAGTCACCGGTTCGGTCGTCGCAACACAGAAGGTCGGTTCCATGACCGGCCACAAGTTGCTGGTCGTTGAACCCTATCGATTGGAACCGGACCAGCGGCAATCGCTGGTCACCACCGGCCGGACGTTCATTGCCGTCGACACGATCGGCGCCGGGGAGAACGACTTTGTGCTGATCACCCAAGGCAGCAGCGCACGTCTGACGCCGGAGACAAAAACTTTACCCATCGACGCGGTCATCATTGGCATCGTCGACAAGGTGCACATCGACGACCGCGAAGTCAGTGTTGATCGCGATTGACGCGATCGGTCGCTGATGGTGGCGTTCTTGAACCCGACACAACCACGAAACCGAATCCCAAGTTCCTGACATGCAATTCGACGAAAACCTGATCCGCAACGTTGTGTCCCAGGTGCTGGCGGAGGTCGGCCCGATGCCGACCGCCAATGGCAGCGTTGCCTTGCGACCCGATTCGGCCCCTGCATCGGCCGGACAGCACGGCGTTTTTTACGACGCCGAATCCGCGGTCGCAGCCGCTCGCGAAGCGTTCGAACAACTGCGACGCGGGACGATGGAAGACCGCAAGCAGATCATCGAAATCATTCGCCGGATCAGCATCGCCCAGTGCGAAGAACTGGGACTGATGGAGATGGACGAAACCCAGGTGGGGCGTCCCGAGCACAAGATCGAAAAGCTTCGCACGCTGGGCGAACGATCGCCGGGCGTGGAAATGTTGGAAACCAAAGCGTTCAGCGGTGACCACGGGCTGGCCATCATCGAACGTGCCCCGTTCGGTGTCATCGCCGCGATCACCCCGGTCACGCACAGCTTGCCCACCATCACGGGCAACGCCGTCAGCATGATCGCCGGCGGCAACGCCGTGGTGGTCAACCCGCACCCGTCGGGCAAACGGGTCGCCGCCGAGGGAGTTCGACGATTCAACGAAGCGATTGCTCGCGAAGTCGGTATCGACAACTTGATCTGCGTCATCGCCGAACCGACGTTGGAATCGGCCGATGCGTTGTTCAAGCATCGTGATGTCGCCTTGATCTGTGTCACCGGTGGACCGGCCGTCGGTCGTGCGGCGCTGAACAGCGGCAAGCGGGCGATCGTCGCCGGACCGGGGAACCCGCCGGTGGTGATCGACGAAACCGCCGACTTGGACAATGCCGCCCGCTGCATCATTCAAGGGGCATCCTATGACAACAACTTGCTGTGCATCGCTGAAAAGGAAGTCTTCGTCGTCGAAAGCGTTTTCGACGCGATGATGGATGCAATGCGGCGTGCCGGTGCTGTTCAGCTGGACGCGGCACAAATCGATGCCTTGACCGCGAAAGCCATCACCACCGCCGGTGACGATCATCACCACGTCGCCGCCAAGGAATTGATCGGCAAGAACGCGAGCGTTTTGGCCGCCGCCGCCGGAGTCCAGGTTCCCGATTCGACGGAACTGGTCTACGGCGAAACGGATGAAAATCATCCCTTTGTCAGCGTCGAACAGATGATGCCGTTCGTGCCATTCGTTCGCGCCCGTGACGTGGACCACGCGATCGCCCTGGCCAAGCACTACGAACACGGCTTCCGTCACACCGCGATCATCCACAGTCGCAACGTTCGCAACATGACCAAGATGGGCCGCGAACTGGACACGACGTTGTACATCAAGAACGGCCCCAGCATGGCTTCGCTGGGACTGGGCGGTGAAGGCTATCTGTCGTTCAGCATTGCCGGTCCGACCGGCGAAGGCGTCACGAACCCGAACACGTTCACCCGCGAGCGCCGCTGCAGCATGATCGACGAACTTCGCGTCATCTGATCAAGCCGTTCCACGCCATCCTGAATTGCCACCCATATGCAAACCGCCAACGTCCTCGGATCGACCCACGCGACGATCAAGCATTCCAGCTTGACCGGTCGGCGTTTGGTCATCGTCCAGCCGTTGGGAGCGGGCGGCGACAGCGACGGCCCGCCGCTGTTGGTGGTCGATTCGATGGGGACGCGCAAAGGCGATCGCGTGATCATTTGCAGCGACGGAAGCTATGCCCGCGAAGTGACCGGACACGAACAGACGCCGGCACGCTGGACCGTGATGGGGATCTGCGATGACTGAATCCCATGTCAACACGATCGACGAAGCGTTCATACAGCGGGTCGCCCAGATGGTGATTCGTCGGTTGGCCCAAATGCAGTTGGCCGACATGACGGCGCCGGCTGCGGACGCGTCACGCCCCGCCCCGCCGCCGCAAGCCTCGTGCGATCAAAAGATTGTCACCGATGAAACGGTGGCCGCCCGACCCGTGGGAACCACATTGGTCATCCGACCCGACGCGATCCTGACACCGCTGGCCAAAGACACCGCCCGGCAGCGTCAGATACAGCTGGTCCGTTGCGACCCGTCCAATGGAAATCAGGCAAAGGCGACGTCATGAAGCTGGCACGAACCATCGGCACTGTCACGCTTTCGCGATCTCATCCGGCGATGAAGGCCGCGCGGCTTCGCTGTGTGGAGATCGTCGATTCGGTCCAGCGGATTGAAACGCAGCCCCTGGGTGGCGACACCGTGGTGGCTTGGGATTTATGTGGCTGTGGCGACGGCGATCTGGTCGCCCTGGCCGAAGGCCCCGAAGCCGCCCAGCCGTTTCGGCCCGACGTCAAACCGCTGGACGCATCGATCGTCGCGATCCTGGATGAAGTCGACTTGTAGACGCACATCAATACCAATCAATCATCACTGACCACTGAGTTTCACCAACCCCCGGCACCCGTCATGCAAAACGTTCACAAAATCAAGCAAGACATTTGCGACATCGGTCGTCGCATCTACAACCGCCAATTCGCCGCGGCCAACGACGGCAACATCACGGTGCGTATCAGCGAAAACGAAGTGCTGTGTACACCGACGTTGCACTGCAAAGGTTTTCTGAAACCTGATGACATTGCCACGGTCGACATGACGGGCAAACAAATTTCCGGTCGCAAGAAGCGGTCCAGCGAAGCGTTGTTGCACATCGAAATCTATAAAAACCGTCCGGATATCAAGAGCGTTGTGCACTGTCACCCGCCACACGCCACCGCGTTTGCGATCGCTCGCGAACCGATTCCACAGTGCATCCTGCCGGAAGTCGAAGTCTTCCTGGGTGACGTTCCGATCACCAAGTATGAAACGCCCGGTGGTCAAGAGTTTGCCGACACGATCATCCCGTTCGTCAGCAAGACCAACGTCATCATCTTGGCCAACCACGGTACGGTCAGCTACGGCGAAACGGTCGAACAGGCCTACTGGTGGACTGAGATCTTGGATTCTTATTGCCGGATGTTGATGTTGGCCAAGCAACTGGGCAACGTTTCGTTCTTGACCGCCGGCAAGAGCCAAGAACTGTTGGATCTGAAGGGCAAATGGGGGTTCTCCGATCCACGGAACACCGACGAGTACAAAGACTGTGACATTTGCGCCAACGACATCTTCCGTGAATCGTGGGCGGCATCCGACGTCCAGCGTCGCGCGTTCCCCGCACCGCCGGCGATCAAGGAAACGACCAAACAAGTCGCCGATGCCAACGGCATGGACGAAGACCAGTTGGTGCAACTGATCACCAACGAAGTTGTCCGCCAATTGCAGTCGGCTTCCTAGTCACATTCACGGTGCTGCCGCGCGGCCACCGGCTGCGTCGTGGCATCGTTCATCTGCTCGCGGCGGCGCATGCCATCCGCGGCCCCGGTCGCATCCATTCATCCTTTTGATTCCCCCACAACGTATCCATGAAAGTTTCGATTATCGGT is from Crateriforma conspicua and encodes:
- a CDS encoding SDR family NAD(P)-dependent oxidoreductase, encoding MPTPAYELPAIDPARPLEGKKALVTGSSRGIGRGIVQQLAAAGCECVVHYHRHASEAAEAIEGCRRHDVPAHAVGADLASQEGAETLIKQSLDHLGHLDVFVSNAAYSDRQTMIEADLDGFRKTIDVSMWGAFYTTRAAAISMVRRGQGGNIVVISSPQAHSGMPGSMAYNMAKAANDQMSKTAAVELISHNIRVNTIHPGWINTPGERKFFTEETLQQQAETLPAGRLGEPAEIGHAVVFLCHPHSQYVTGSTLTIDGGIQLPWREMYRIEAAQQASE
- a CDS encoding DeoR/GlpR family DNA-binding transcription regulator, whose protein sequence is MATLSQNRREKLRQLVQTQGFVSLGDLASTLEVSESTVRRDLESLEQAGQARRTHGGVFWTGEGDKMPVFANRRDDRWAAKRAIGKLASEMIDDDETVLLDGGSTTYEIARHLVGRPLQVVTNSLPVAYLLSASDSIDLIMIGGCVRGRTAVAIGPLADLMLAQINVSKAFLSVAGVTERGYFNSDMMLVESEKQMLKAADEAIVVADSSKFGRVSLSRMCGLQDVARVVTDDGLNSQWKGWLKAAGVELALASGVSRSGQDE
- the pduL gene encoding phosphate propanoyltransferase, encoding MNNPTIDRNQIESMVRAAIRGASGATGQCTGAAVADQPPGWVDGKPNLRVSISARHCHLTDEHVETLFGPGSVLEPEKDLYQDGFYAAKQTVMVVGPRRRMLPNVRVLGPTRGASQVELAFTDSISLGIDAPVRHSGKIDGTPGCVLVGPAGTVQLDQGVIRAARHVHMNFADAEHFGVQNGDMMNLIVRSPDCGVVFEDVLVRADEAAKLEVHIDTDEGNACHLDAATEIKLVRQGGGACGCGG
- a CDS encoding BMC domain-containing protein, with the translated sequence MAKISEALGMIETKGFVSLVEATDAMMKAANVQFLGWDKVGSGLASVFVTGDVAAVKAATDAGASAAGRVGEVVSVQVIPRPHEDLEKVLKLPAAAKK
- a CDS encoding BMC domain-containing protein; this encodes MNDAIGLIETRGLIALVEATDAMAKAANVEITKRIDLGGGLVTTVVSGDVGSVRAAVEAGATAASQIGELISSHIIPRPSTGLTDAFFK
- a CDS encoding acetate/propionate family kinase — translated: MLVLVANLGSTSFKYRLFNMDSGDCLARGAVERIGDDESRCSVTIGDWSDTMVMPVPDHGVAVAACLQQLTDPQHGAIRDASEVAAIGFKAVHGGRMSGTFVVDDDVLDAMAEMNAAAPAHNPPYIAAMKLLRQRFPDLPLVAAFETEFHRTIPDSRSTYAIPKTWTDEFQVRRWGFHGASHQYIAERMAELLQRDDAKLISCHLGGSSSLTAVRAGQSVMTTMGMTPQTGLPQNNRVGDFDPFALPLIMQRTGDSLDVTLQRLASEGGLLGISGRSGDIRDLEQAADAGDTDSQLALDVYVEEIRRHLGGMMVALGGVDAIVFTGGIGENSRRVRRGVCADLDSFGIVLDDAKNESAGGEARLSSDGSSTQIWTVPTNEEWVVAKRAMKALGRHAT
- a CDS encoding EutN/CcmL family microcompartment protein encodes the protein MFIAKVTGSVVATQKVGSMTGHKLLVVEPYRLEPDQRQSLVTTGRTFIAVDTIGAGENDFVLITQGSSARLTPETKTLPIDAVIIGIVDKVHIDDREVSVDRD
- a CDS encoding aldehyde dehydrogenase family protein translates to MQFDENLIRNVVSQVLAEVGPMPTANGSVALRPDSAPASAGQHGVFYDAESAVAAAREAFEQLRRGTMEDRKQIIEIIRRISIAQCEELGLMEMDETQVGRPEHKIEKLRTLGERSPGVEMLETKAFSGDHGLAIIERAPFGVIAAITPVTHSLPTITGNAVSMIAGGNAVVVNPHPSGKRVAAEGVRRFNEAIAREVGIDNLICVIAEPTLESADALFKHRDVALICVTGGPAVGRAALNSGKRAIVAGPGNPPVVIDETADLDNAARCIIQGASYDNNLLCIAEKEVFVVESVFDAMMDAMRRAGAVQLDAAQIDALTAKAITTAGDDHHHVAAKELIGKNASVLAAAAGVQVPDSTELVYGETDENHPFVSVEQMMPFVPFVRARDVDHAIALAKHYEHGFRHTAIIHSRNVRNMTKMGRELDTTLYIKNGPSMASLGLGGEGYLSFSIAGPTGEGVTNPNTFTRERRCSMIDELRVI
- a CDS encoding EutN/CcmL family microcompartment protein; this translates as MQTANVLGSTHATIKHSSLTGRRLVIVQPLGAGGDSDGPPLLVVDSMGTRKGDRVIICSDGSYAREVTGHEQTPARWTVMGICDD
- a CDS encoding EutN/CcmL family microcompartment protein; the protein is MKLARTIGTVTLSRSHPAMKAARLRCVEIVDSVQRIETQPLGGDTVVAWDLCGCGDGDLVALAEGPEAAQPFRPDVKPLDASIVAILDEVDL
- a CDS encoding class II aldolase/adducin family protein: MQNVHKIKQDICDIGRRIYNRQFAAANDGNITVRISENEVLCTPTLHCKGFLKPDDIATVDMTGKQISGRKKRSSEALLHIEIYKNRPDIKSVVHCHPPHATAFAIAREPIPQCILPEVEVFLGDVPITKYETPGGQEFADTIIPFVSKTNVIILANHGTVSYGETVEQAYWWTEILDSYCRMLMLAKQLGNVSFLTAGKSQELLDLKGKWGFSDPRNTDEYKDCDICANDIFRESWAASDVQRRAFPAPPAIKETTKQVADANGMDEDQLVQLITNEVVRQLQSAS